From the Priestia aryabhattai genome, one window contains:
- a CDS encoding MFS transporter, with protein MKNRSVLFLWFGQSQANLADVLYIVALISILYAQNSSPVLLSCIPFTITTAKFLSSFTVPFLIDRYKAKRILVVSQLLKTSILSMFFLRDLSLIGMLCCVALIAFFDGWAAPVQSSMLPHLVDKEKLLRWNSMFNVTDQTIQIAAYPLGSFLIISWNATGLLWLSFSLFSLSIVFMQAVRIHVHSSKMNQKQGLKEGWKLIWHYPRLRVLLVMEVLEGMAAGVWASAIVYVFVKEVLNKNEAWWGYINSSFFIGTLLGGFVLLKLSVEQEKSLYHIVTLGSLFSGSFTLLFGVTSVPLLSLLISFAIGIALQMSATCSYTLTQTAVPLEKLPKVFSATLSVSYVTFGLSVLLLGAIASLNVTVAFLTAGGLIIISGCVGLLLRNYALYK; from the coding sequence GTGAAAAATCGTTCCGTACTTTTTTTATGGTTTGGTCAAAGCCAAGCCAATTTAGCAGATGTATTATATATTGTTGCGTTAATCAGCATTCTTTACGCTCAAAATAGTTCTCCTGTGCTACTTTCATGCATTCCGTTTACCATTACGACTGCTAAGTTTTTGAGCAGTTTCACTGTGCCTTTTCTTATAGATCGCTACAAAGCTAAGCGTATTCTTGTGGTGTCTCAGCTGTTGAAAACAAGTATTTTATCTATGTTTTTCTTGAGGGATCTGTCGCTTATTGGCATGCTGTGCTGCGTTGCGCTTATTGCTTTTTTTGATGGGTGGGCAGCTCCGGTTCAAAGCTCTATGCTTCCTCATTTAGTAGATAAAGAGAAGCTGTTAAGGTGGAACAGTATGTTCAATGTCACCGATCAAACGATTCAAATTGCAGCCTACCCGCTTGGAAGCTTCCTGATCATTAGTTGGAACGCTACTGGCCTTTTATGGCTGTCATTTTCGTTATTCAGTTTATCAATCGTATTCATGCAGGCCGTTCGTATTCACGTTCATTCTTCTAAAATGAATCAAAAACAAGGGTTAAAAGAGGGATGGAAGCTAATTTGGCATTATCCGCGCCTGCGGGTTCTATTAGTCATGGAGGTTCTAGAAGGAATGGCTGCCGGCGTTTGGGCATCAGCTATTGTCTACGTGTTTGTGAAAGAGGTATTAAATAAAAATGAAGCTTGGTGGGGATATATTAACAGCAGTTTTTTTATTGGAACGCTTCTTGGAGGTTTCGTTTTGTTGAAGCTTTCAGTTGAGCAAGAGAAAAGCCTTTATCATATCGTAACACTAGGCAGTCTTTTTTCAGGTTCTTTTACATTATTGTTCGGAGTGACGTCTGTTCCTTTGCTTTCACTATTAATTAGTTTCGCTATTGGCATTGCCCTTCAAATGAGCGCTACGTGTTCTTACACGCTTACACAAACGGCCGTTCCGTTAGAAAAGCTTCCTAAAGTGTTTTCCGCTACGCTGAGCGTTTCATATGTGACGTTTGGGCTTTCAGTGCTGCTGCTTGGGGCTATTGCTTCACTAAATGTGACGGTGGCGTTTCTAACAGCAGGAGGACTCATTATAATCAGTGGTTGTGTAGGTTTATTATTAAGGAACTATGCGCTTTATAAATAA
- a CDS encoding GNAT family N-acetyltransferase, with translation MVVIRQAVETDRERLATLMQEYIVKFCEQPDPSRKALTLHIKRLLNNPSYGIQFVAELEGKLVGFATVYISWSTYYFQETAVLKDLYVSPLNRGNKIGERLVKICLAYSQKYEFAGMTAECSSENLVAQNLYQKMNGKENAGIQYRFF, from the coding sequence ATGGTTGTCATTCGACAGGCGGTTGAAACCGATCGAGAGCGACTGGCTACATTAATGCAAGAATATATAGTGAAATTCTGTGAGCAGCCTGACCCTTCTCGGAAAGCTTTAACTTTACATATTAAGCGCTTATTGAACAATCCTTCCTACGGCATACAGTTTGTCGCTGAATTGGAAGGGAAACTAGTAGGTTTTGCGACAGTGTACATATCGTGGAGCACCTATTATTTTCAAGAAACAGCTGTTTTAAAAGACTTGTACGTATCTCCTTTAAACAGAGGAAATAAAATTGGTGAACGTTTGGTTAAGATTTGCCTTGCCTATTCTCAAAAGTATGAATTTGCAGGTATGACCGCTGAGTGCAGCAGTGAAAATTTAGTTGCCCAAAACCTTTATCAAAAAATGAACGGCAAAGAAAATGCAGGGATTCAATACCGTTTTTTTTAA